A window of Zingiber officinale cultivar Zhangliang chromosome 5A, Zo_v1.1, whole genome shotgun sequence contains these coding sequences:
- the LOC121982135 gene encoding transport inhibitor response 1-like protein Os05g0150500, translated as MVGRFRWAAMFPDEVWEHVFSFLTSDADRNAAALVCRNWNRIERRSRKRVFVGNCYSVAPTVAVRLFPEVRAAVIKGKPHFADFNLVPSDWGGGAEAWVEAMAEGWPNLEELRFKRMVVSDDCLDLIARSFKNFKVLSLVSCDGFSTSGLAAIAANCRNLRELNLRESEVEETCLNWISHFPESCTSLVALDIACLEGEVNASILERLISRCSNIMTLRLNHSVPLERLVGLLQRAPQLMDLGTGKFSARHNPQLFSRLESAIAGCKNLRNLSGFWEPGLTYLPAVYSICEGLTSLNLNYATIQNPELVKLISRCKNLRRLLVMDLIEDSGLVAVASSCKLLQELRVFPSDPYDAAEPVSLTEQGLVAVSAGCPMLHSVLYFCRQMTNAALLTVAKNRPNLTCFRLCIIEPRTPDYVTQEPLDTGFSAIVESCKDLRRLSVSGLLTDLVFKSIGASANYLEMLSIAFAGDGDMGLHYILSGCKNLRKLEIRDCPFGDKPLLQNASKLETMRSLWMSSCSVTLGACRQLARAMPRLNVEVINESGRGPLVAQPDNCPVEKLYIYRTIAGPRTDTPQCVWTI; from the exons ATGGTGGGGCGCTTTAGGTGGGCGGCTATGTTCCCCGACGAGGTGTGGGAGCACGTATTCTCGTTCCTGACGTCGGACGCTGACCGCAACGCTGCAGCGCTCGTCTGCCGCAACTGGAACCGGATCGAGAGGAGGTCGCGGAAGCGGGTCTTCGTCGGGAACTGTTACTCGGTGGCACCGACGGTGGCAGTGCGGCTGTTCCCGGAGGTGAGAGCGGCCGTGATCAAGGGGAAGCCCCACTTCGCTGACTTCAACCTAGTGCCCAGCGACTGGGGAGGCGGAGCAGAAGCGTGGGTGGAGGCAATGGCTGAGGGGTGGCCGAACCTAGAGGAGCTCCGGTTCAAGAGGATGGTGGTCTCTGATGACTGCTTGGATCTCATTGCCAGGTCTTTCAAGAACTTCAAGGTGCTGTCTCTCGTTTCCTGCGACGGGTTCAGCACGTCTGGACTTGCTGCGATCGCCGCCAACTGTAG GAATCTTAGGGAGTTAAACCTACGTGAAAGTGAAGTGGAAGAAACTTGTCTGAACTGGATCAGCCATTTTCCGGAGTCATGTACTTCTTTAGTAGCCTTGGATATTGCCTGCTTAGAAGGCGAGGTGAATGCCTCTATTCTTGAACGCCTCATTAGTAGATGTTCAAATATCATGACCCTCAGACTCAACCATTCTGTGCCTCTAGAAAGGCTTGTTGGACTCTTACAGAGAGCTCCTCAGCTAATGGATCTTGGAACTGGCAAGTTTTCTGCACGTCATAATCCACAGCTTTTCTCTAGGCTTGAGTCAGCAATTGCAGGATGTAAAAATTTGAGAAACCTTTCTGGTTTCTGGGAACCTGGACTCACTTATCTTCCAGCAGTCTACTCAATTTGTGAAGGTCTTACATCACTTAACTTGAACTATGCTACCATTCAGAATCCAGAGCTCGTAAAGCTAATCAGCCGGTGCAAAAATCTACGACGATTACTG GTTATGGATTTAATTGAAGACAGTGGTCTTGTTGCTGTGGCATCATCATGCAAGCTCCTTCAAGAATTGCGGGTGTTCCCTTCTGATCCGTATGATGCAGCAGAGCCGGTCTCTCTTACTGAACAAGGTCTTGTTGCTGTCTCTGCTGGTTGCCCGATGCTCCACTCTGTTCTCTATTTTTGTCGGCAGATGACAAATGCAGCCCTCCTTACGGTTGCAAAGAATCGCCCTAATCTTACATGCTTTCGTCTTTGCATCATTGAGCCTCGTACCCCTGATTATGTCACTCAGGAGCCCCTAGATACTGGCTTCAGTGCAATTGTAGAATCCTGCAAGGATCTCCGCCGACTCTCCGTATCTGGTCTTCTCACTGACCTCGTGTTTAAATCCATTGGGGCCTCAGCAAATTATCTTGAGATGCTTTCAATAGCTTTTGCCGGTGATGGAGATATGGGTCTACATTACATTCTCTCTGGTTGCAAGAACTTGAGGAAGCTGGAGATCAGGGACTGCCCATTTGGTGATAAGCCATTGCTTCAGAATGCATCTAAACTGGAGACAATGCGATCCCTTTGGATGTCATCATGCTCTGTGACATTGGGGGCATGCAGACAGCTTGCCCGGGCTATGCCACGGCTAAATGTGGAGGTCATCAATGAGAGTGGGAGAGGACCGCTGGTGGCACAGCCTGATAATTGCCCAGTCGAGAAGCTCTACATCTACCGCACTATTGCTGGTCCAAGAACTGACACCCCGCAATGCGTTTGGACTATTTAA